TCTTGAGATATTTAAAGGTGAAACTCTGGGACTTGTAGGTGAATCCGGCTGCGGTAAATCCACATTGGGCAATACAGTTGTCCGTGTCGAAACACCCACGGAAGGACAGGTAATTTTTGAGGGTCTGGATATAGCACAGCTATCAAACACTGAGCTGATCAAAACCCGGCAGAAACTTCAGATCATTTTCCAGGATCCCTATTCTTCCTTAAATCCCCGCCGGCGTGTTGTGGATATGCTTTCAGAACCACTTAAAGTACACCGTATTGTCGGTAAAGAAGCTATAAGCAAAGAAGTGGACAGACTGCTTGAGGCAGTTGGTCTGCCTAAGAACAGCAAGAACCGGTACCCCCACGAATTTTCAGGGGGACAGCGCCAGAGAATCGGGATTGCCAGGGCCTTGGCCCTGAATCCGAAGCTTATTATATGTGATGAACCCGTATCGGCATTGGATGTTTCTATTCAGGCTCAGGTGTTGAATCTGCTCAAGGATCTTCAGCAGGAGTATGACCTGACCTATTTGTTTATATCCCATGGACTGGGCGCGGTTCGTTACATCAGCGACAGGATTGCCGTAATGTATCTTGGGAAAATTGTTGAAATTGCTTCGACTGAAGAAATTTTCCGGAACCCGGGGCATCCGTACACAAAGGCGTTGTTGAGCGCTTATCCAGTGCCGAATCCCCTGATGCGGGACAAGCAGCGTTTTATACTTCAGGGGGATATACCGAATTTGCTCAAACTGCCTAAAGGCTGCAAGTTTCAGACGAGGTGCCCCAAGGTAAAAGCTGTATGTCTTGAGCGGGAGCCTGAGCTAGTGGGAAGCGAACACAAGGTTGCCTGTTTCGACACAAAATAACTCTGAATAAAGGAGTAACTCCTGATGTTAAATTATCTAATTCGCCGGATTCTCATCGCTATACCGGTGTTTTTCGGAATTACGATTATAGCCTTTTCCCTACTCTACCTGGCTCCGGGCAGCCCCTTGGATATGCTGATAAATCCTCATGTGACACAAGCTGCCCTTGACGCCAAAGCGGAAGCCCTGGGGCTGAACCAGCCCGTTTATGTTCAGTATTTCAAGTGGCTGGGCAACCTGCTGCAGGGAAATCTCGGCTATTCCTTGACAACCTATAGACCCGTCGCAGAGATGATTTCGGAGCGTATTGGTCCCACTGTCCTGCTCATGGGCACATCCCTGGTCATAGGGTTTGTCATAGCAATATTTATTGGGATCCTTAGTGCCACCAAACAGTATTCGGTCTTGGACTATCTGGCAACGGCCGGTTCCTTTCTCGGCATTTCATTACCCAATTTTTTTCTTGGCCTCGGACTGGTCTACATTTTTTCGGTTAAGCTGAAGCTGCTGCCATCCAGCGGTATGTTTGATATCGGCAGCGGCGGTGGTTTTACGGACCGGGTGCTTCATTTGATCCTGCCGGTGACTGTTCTGGCAGTAAATATTGCCGGAAGAAATGTCCGCTACATAAGATCAAGCGTCCTTGAAATATTGGGTCAGGACTATTTGCGAACAGCCCGCGCCAAGGGGCTCAGTGAGTTTATGGTTATTAACAAGCATGCCTTCCGCAATGCTCTTATTACCATTGTAACCGTATTTGGCTTAGAGATCCCCATGTTGTTTGCAGGTGCGGTGGTGACAGAAACTATCTTCTCCTGGCCGGGAATCGGACAATTAACGATGAATTCCATTTTATCCAGGGATTATCCCACAGTGATGGGTCTGAATATCATTACTGCAGTTGCTGTCCTGTCAGCCAATTTATTAACCGATATGGTATATGCCGTAGTAGACCCACGGATCAAATATAACTGAGATTAGAAAAGGAATAACAGGTGAATTGATATGTCTGAAACAAATAGAAAATTGAGGAATGAGAGGGCCTTGGCCTCGGTGATCGCTGAAAATCTGGCGGACAGAAGCGAAGAAAACTATCTCACCATGGTTATACGCCGGTTTTCTAAACACAAAATGGCGGTTATCGGGATGCTGATAGTGTTGTTTTTGGCAATCTGTGCCATTCTGGCCCAGGTTATTTCCCCCTATGATCCCTATCAGATTTCAGATAACTTCAGCGCGGCCCCTTCAGCCCAGCACCTTCTCGGCACGGACCAGGTCGGGAGAGACGTATTGAGCCGCTTGATCTATGGGGCCAGGGTTTCTCTTACCGTGGGTCTGGGAACGGTGGCCATCAGTGTCATAATAGGTACTGTTTTAGGATTGGTTTCCGGTTATTTAGGTGGCAAAACCGACATGATCATCATGCGGATTACCGATATGTTTATGTCCTTTCCGGATATAGTCATTATTCTGGTGGTTGTCAGTATCATGGGACCGGGCCTTAAAAATATTATTATTGTCATCGGCCTGCTCAGATGGCCCGGTGTAACACGTTTGGTGCGGGGAAATGTTTTGTCCATCAAAAAGATGGATTATGTAAAATCAGCGGTAGCTTTAGGCCTTAAAACACCCAGGATCCTGTTCATTCATATTCTGCCCATTACTTTGGCGCCGGTGTTGGTTAATGCAACCTCCGGCATGGCCAGCGCTATCATTACGGAGGCATCCCTCAGCTTCCTCGGAATGGGTGTGCAGCCGCCTATGTCAAGCTGGGGGAATATGATTACGGATGCGCAGTCTATATCGGTACTGACGTCTCAGCCCTGGCTTTGGCTGCCGCCGGGCACTCTGATCGTCTTATGCGTTTTATCTATCAACTTTATCGGGGACGGTCTCCGGGACGCATTGGACCCTAAGAATCTTAAGTAGCCCATGAATTGAGATGACTAAACTGGCTGCCTGAAAATGGGCAGCCAGTTTAGTCATCTCAATTCGGAGGAAGAACCGATAGGGGTACAGGCACCTTGCAGAATATAACGAAATATACGAAGGATTATGTCGAAACATAAAGAATATATCTGTATAAAATGAATTGCGGAACTATTAAAATTATCCTGTATTTCCCATGGATACTAATAATAAGAATGAGGAAACGTCAGCAGTTAATGCCTGAGTTTATAAAAAGCGGGGGAAGAGATTTGGAAAGCGCTAAGGTTGGCATTAAACAATACCATGAATTGTCGCAGAAAGTAGCTGAAGCCATTAAAGCGGTTCTGGATATTGATGTCACAATAATGAATGAATCCTTGGAGCGGATTGCAGGCACCGGAAAATATAAAGCTTCTGTCAATAGTCGGATTGAGAAAAATACTGTTTTTGATTTATGTCTTCGCACGGGAAGCTCGCAGGTTGTTACTGAGCGGGGACAGGAAAATGAGGCTTGCAGTCAATGTCAAAGGCTCTCCTTTTGCTCTGAAAAGGCGGAAATATGTGTGCCAATCAAGCAAGGCGAAGAAATATGCGGGGTATTGGGCGCAATTGCCTTTGACGACGAACAGAAAGAGAGGATAGCCAATGCCGAATTCAACTATCTTGCTTTTTTGGAAAAAATGGCGGAGCTGCTGGCGGCCAAGTATTCAGAATGCCAGATGAATATTGAGAAGCAGGTTTTGGCCAATCGGTTAAACGGCATTCTCAACTCCATCAATGCCGGAGTTGTTTTGTATGGAGAAAATGGCGATGTGCTTTACAAGAACGGCGCAATCATAAAAATACTCAAGGAGATTGACATTGATAATATTGACGATTTTATTTTGGAAATAAGGAAGAATGAAAGGCTTCAGTGTCTGCTGGAAAATAAAAAATGCATACAGCCTTGTGAAATCATTATTGATATTCGCGATGTAAAATATACCCTCCTGGCTGCTATTACGCACTTGGGGATCGAGGAAGCCTCCCATGAGGTGATTTTAACAGTTCAGAACATCAATAGGTTCAGGAAGGAAATCATTCAATCCATAGAGAAAAATCAGGTCAAGCTTCAATTTGATAATATTCTGGGAATTTCTGATTGCTTTCGCGAAGCTAAGCAGCTTGCTGAAAAAGCGGCTTTTACGGATTCAAACATCCTGATTTTGGGTGAAAGCGGAACAGGTAAGGAGCTGTTCGCCAGAGCAATACACAACCATAGCTCCCGCAAGGAGCAGGCATTTGTTCCCATCAATTGCGGCGCAATACCGGATGAATTATTGGAAAGCGAATTGTTCGGATATGATAAAGGGGCCTTTACAGGTGCCTTCGCGAATAAAATAGGAAAGTTTGAAGTTGCCGATAACGGCACTATCTTTCTGGATGAAATAAGTGAAATGCCTTACAGACTGCAGGTTAAGCTGCTTCGAGTGCTTCAGGAAAAAGAGATCTGCCGGATAGGAAGCAATGTAATAAGAAAAGTCGATATCAAGATTGTGGCAGCTTCAAATGTTGATTTATTAAAGCGGATTGAGGATGGAGTATTCAGAAAAGACCTGTATTACCGGCTTAATATTATACCTATCAATATCCCGTCCTTAAGGGAGAGAGGGGAGGATATTGTCTATCTGGCCAATCATTTTGTTTCTTATTATGCTCATATGCTGAAAAAAGATATCGGGGGAATAAGTGAAGAGGTTTTGAAACTGTTCTCCGGATATTCCTGGCCCGGGAACGTCCGTGAGCTGCAAAGCATTATAGAATATGCTGTCAACTTTGAGACAGGTAAGGTAATAGGTACGGAGCTTATCAAGAAGAGACTCAAATTCAGCAGTGATAAAAATAGTTGTACCGGCCGATTCGTTAAAAAATCCCTGGAAGCTGCAATGAAGGAAACTGAGAGAGAAATCATTAAGAACAGTATTTATGAGAATAGGTCGGCAGGCAGTAAAGAAGGGGTTGTCCAGAAGGTATGCAATGATCTGGAAATCAGCCGGGCGACCCTTTACAGGAAAATGAAAGAGCTTAAGATTGAACTTAATGGCTGAAAAGGGCGGATTCATTCATAAAATCTAAGCGATTGACAGCATAACAGTTTCCATACATGGCATAAGTCTTGCTATATATAATGGAGATTGGTTATGCTGTTTTATTGTGGGTTGAAACTTGGATTTAAGGTAATTAAAGCAATTGCTTTCTCAAAAGCTGCCGGAGGTGGCGCAGCTTTCGGGAGTTTTTGAGTAGTAAGTGAAGATTTATGAACCGGATGCAGGGACAGTATCAAAGTTGAGATAAATCTCGAAGCTTAGACTTGGAGGCAGTC
This Desulfosporosinus orientis DSM 765 DNA region includes the following protein-coding sequences:
- a CDS encoding ABC transporter permease, which codes for MLNYLIRRILIAIPVFFGITIIAFSLLYLAPGSPLDMLINPHVTQAALDAKAEALGLNQPVYVQYFKWLGNLLQGNLGYSLTTYRPVAEMISERIGPTVLLMGTSLVIGFVIAIFIGILSATKQYSVLDYLATAGSFLGISLPNFFLGLGLVYIFSVKLKLLPSSGMFDIGSGGGFTDRVLHLILPVTVLAVNIAGRNVRYIRSSVLEILGQDYLRTARAKGLSEFMVINKHAFRNALITIVTVFGLEIPMLFAGAVVTETIFSWPGIGQLTMNSILSRDYPTVMGLNIITAVAVLSANLLTDMVYAVVDPRIKYN
- a CDS encoding sigma-54 interaction domain-containing protein; translated protein: MRKRQQLMPEFIKSGGRDLESAKVGIKQYHELSQKVAEAIKAVLDIDVTIMNESLERIAGTGKYKASVNSRIEKNTVFDLCLRTGSSQVVTERGQENEACSQCQRLSFCSEKAEICVPIKQGEEICGVLGAIAFDDEQKERIANAEFNYLAFLEKMAELLAAKYSECQMNIEKQVLANRLNGILNSINAGVVLYGENGDVLYKNGAIIKILKEIDIDNIDDFILEIRKNERLQCLLENKKCIQPCEIIIDIRDVKYTLLAAITHLGIEEASHEVILTVQNINRFRKEIIQSIEKNQVKLQFDNILGISDCFREAKQLAEKAAFTDSNILILGESGTGKELFARAIHNHSSRKEQAFVPINCGAIPDELLESELFGYDKGAFTGAFANKIGKFEVADNGTIFLDEISEMPYRLQVKLLRVLQEKEICRIGSNVIRKVDIKIVAASNVDLLKRIEDGVFRKDLYYRLNIIPINIPSLRERGEDIVYLANHFVSYYAHMLKKDIGGISEEVLKLFSGYSWPGNVRELQSIIEYAVNFETGKVIGTELIKKRLKFSSDKNSCTGRFVKKSLEAAMKETEREIIKNSIYENRSAGSKEGVVQKVCNDLEISRATLYRKMKELKIELNG
- a CDS encoding ABC transporter ATP-binding protein; this encodes MIVEKKASEAPLLKIEGLKKYYPIKKGIFSRTVNNLKAVDGIDLEIFKGETLGLVGESGCGKSTLGNTVVRVETPTEGQVIFEGLDIAQLSNTELIKTRQKLQIIFQDPYSSLNPRRRVVDMLSEPLKVHRIVGKEAISKEVDRLLEAVGLPKNSKNRYPHEFSGGQRQRIGIARALALNPKLIICDEPVSALDVSIQAQVLNLLKDLQQEYDLTYLFISHGLGAVRYISDRIAVMYLGKIVEIASTEEIFRNPGHPYTKALLSAYPVPNPLMRDKQRFILQGDIPNLLKLPKGCKFQTRCPKVKAVCLEREPELVGSEHKVACFDTK
- the opp4C gene encoding oligopeptide ABC transporter permease; translated protein: MSETNRKLRNERALASVIAENLADRSEENYLTMVIRRFSKHKMAVIGMLIVLFLAICAILAQVISPYDPYQISDNFSAAPSAQHLLGTDQVGRDVLSRLIYGARVSLTVGLGTVAISVIIGTVLGLVSGYLGGKTDMIIMRITDMFMSFPDIVIILVVVSIMGPGLKNIIIVIGLLRWPGVTRLVRGNVLSIKKMDYVKSAVALGLKTPRILFIHILPITLAPVLVNATSGMASAIITEASLSFLGMGVQPPMSSWGNMITDAQSISVLTSQPWLWLPPGTLIVLCVLSINFIGDGLRDALDPKNLK